From a single Candidatus Lernaella stagnicola genomic region:
- a CDS encoding aldehyde dehydrogenase family protein produces MERQPNLEWRSEQVGATRKGTNGHSKPPSESPLTISSTNPATGEYLGTVAVTSRDEGHEAVRRARWAAKKWARTSFEERAQYLRRANEIISDRLDEISSLISRENGKPRVEAESSDILPVIYHNAHFARQAPKILSGHGVTMPFWNLLGKSSRLRYVPWGVVGIISPWNYPFGIPMTQIAMALIAGNVVVMKPSSSVPLIGEMIREIWESTGLPEDVVQIIQGPGKLGEVLIEEPVDRLIFTGSVPIGRHLAMLAAERLLPITLELGGKDPAVVLADCDLDATTSGILWGAMANAGQTCAGIERVYVERPIYRDFVRMIVKKAGQLRVGADHDFDVDIGAITSRSQLMQIDRQVRQAVAEGAHVQIGGHIVEDCCGDFYAPTILTNVTQDMPIMQEENFGPVLPIVLFDSQEEAINMANDSTFALSASVWSGNRRRARQVAEQLEAGTVTINDSLYTYALAETPWGGFGESGAGKTHGREGLFEMVRTVHISSDFVPWIKKPWWYPYNGQVRETFSALVKALSGRQVARSWLKALRHLPLRKKL; encoded by the coding sequence ATGGAAAGGCAACCGAATCTCGAATGGCGCAGCGAACAAGTCGGGGCCACCCGAAAGGGCACCAACGGCCACAGCAAACCGCCCAGCGAGTCGCCGCTCACGATATCCTCCACCAATCCGGCGACGGGCGAGTACCTGGGCACTGTGGCCGTCACTTCACGGGACGAAGGACACGAAGCGGTACGTCGAGCGAGGTGGGCGGCGAAAAAGTGGGCGCGAACCTCGTTCGAAGAGCGAGCGCAATACTTGCGGCGGGCCAACGAGATCATCAGCGATAGGTTGGATGAAATCTCCTCGCTGATTTCACGGGAGAACGGCAAGCCGCGCGTCGAGGCCGAAAGTTCCGACATCTTGCCGGTGATCTACCACAACGCGCATTTCGCGCGTCAGGCGCCCAAAATACTGAGCGGACACGGTGTGACGATGCCGTTTTGGAACCTGTTGGGAAAATCCAGCAGGTTGCGCTACGTGCCTTGGGGTGTGGTGGGCATTATTTCGCCGTGGAACTACCCTTTCGGCATTCCCATGACACAAATCGCCATGGCCCTCATCGCGGGCAACGTCGTGGTGATGAAACCCAGCAGTTCGGTGCCCCTGATCGGCGAGATGATCCGTGAAATTTGGGAATCGACGGGCCTGCCCGAGGATGTCGTACAGATTATTCAAGGACCGGGCAAGCTTGGTGAAGTATTGATCGAGGAACCGGTTGACCGCCTGATCTTCACCGGTAGCGTGCCGATCGGTCGTCACCTGGCCATGCTGGCGGCTGAGCGTCTGCTACCCATCACGCTCGAACTGGGCGGTAAAGACCCGGCGGTGGTGCTGGCCGACTGCGATCTCGACGCGACGACCAGTGGCATCCTGTGGGGGGCGATGGCCAACGCGGGTCAAACTTGCGCCGGGATTGAACGCGTGTACGTCGAGCGACCTATCTACCGCGATTTTGTGCGGATGATCGTGAAAAAAGCGGGGCAATTGCGCGTCGGCGCCGACCACGATTTCGATGTCGATATCGGCGCGATCACCAGCCGTAGCCAACTCATGCAAATCGACCGCCAAGTGCGGCAAGCCGTGGCGGAAGGAGCCCATGTACAAATCGGCGGACACATCGTCGAGGACTGTTGCGGCGACTTCTACGCCCCGACGATTTTGACCAACGTCACCCAAGACATGCCGATCATGCAGGAAGAAAACTTCGGTCCGGTGTTGCCGATCGTACTCTTCGATTCACAGGAAGAAGCCATCAACATGGCGAACGATTCGACCTTCGCCCTGTCGGCCAGCGTCTGGAGCGGCAACCGGCGTCGCGCGCGCCAGGTCGCCGAACAACTCGAGGCGGGAACGGTAACCATCAACGACAGTCTCTACACCTACGCCCTGGCCGAAACGCCGTGGGGTGGCTTCGGGGAATCAGGCGCCGGCAAGACCCACGGTCGCGAGGGACTGTTTGAAATGGTGCGCACGGTGCACATTTCCTCCGACTTCGTGCCGTGGATAAAAAAGCCGTGGTGGTATCCATACAACGGCCAGGTGCGCGAGACCTTCTCGGCGTTGGTGAAGGCTCTTTCCGGCCGGCAGGTCGCCCGCTCCTGGCTGAAGGCGCTGCGACATTTGCCGTTGAGAAAAAAGCTGTAG
- the pgeF gene encoding peptidoglycan editing factor PgeF, with product MPDLPFWRSALLESAGYRARFFGREGGVSEGHFRSLNLSAREEGHPDHLAENERRVLAALETDSLYLPAQVHGKRVRQLTHKEPAVVRGSEGDAVVTGVPGQAIGVLTADCVPILIGAVDGRAAGVIHAGWRSLLAGIIGETVERLTRAFSLEPGDVAAAVGPAIGPKNYEVNRDLALAFLHERFDLTAVIWPDRRRKPHMDLRLMAVKDLLHAGLVSQSIEIVGPTTFDERLFSHRRDGGQTGRQLSAIVVPGG from the coding sequence ATGCCTGACCTTCCCTTTTGGCGAAGCGCTCTATTGGAATCGGCCGGTTATCGTGCCCGGTTCTTCGGTCGCGAAGGCGGCGTCAGCGAGGGACACTTTCGCTCGCTGAACTTGAGCGCCCGGGAGGAGGGGCATCCGGATCACCTGGCCGAAAACGAACGCCGGGTGTTGGCCGCTCTGGAAACAGACTCGCTGTACCTGCCCGCGCAGGTTCACGGCAAGCGGGTTCGCCAACTCACGCACAAAGAACCTGCCGTGGTGCGTGGTTCGGAAGGCGACGCGGTCGTAACCGGCGTTCCGGGCCAGGCGATAGGCGTGTTGACGGCCGATTGTGTACCGATTTTGATCGGTGCGGTGGACGGGCGAGCCGCCGGCGTGATCCATGCCGGTTGGCGCAGTTTGTTGGCAGGGATCATCGGCGAAACGGTCGAACGCTTGACGCGGGCGTTTTCCTTGGAGCCTGGTGACGTGGCCGCGGCCGTGGGTCCGGCGATCGGTCCCAAAAACTATGAAGTCAACCGTGACCTGGCGCTGGCGTTCTTGCACGAGCGCTTCGATCTAACGGCGGTGATTTGGCCCGATCGGCGCCGCAAGCCGCACATGGATTTGCGTTTGATGGCCGTCAAGGACCTGCTTCACGCGGGCTTGGTAAGTCAATCGATCGAAATCGTCGGTCCGACGACCTTCGACGAGCGATTGTTTTCCCACCGCCGAGACGGCGGACAAACGGGTCGACAGCTTTCGGCGATCGTCGTCCCCGGCGGCTGA
- a CDS encoding helix-turn-helix transcriptional regulator gives MKNKEFSERVRQLVKEYANGVYSRFGRMVGVAQPTIKRYLEGDALPNFQVIKKICNTCGITPNWLVYGWEPKYREAESYMHKGFRIVIGEDVPSAYDAEFKAIPLLTPAAWANPRAKGPVVNEETCTEYMLAPNWPDADYVAIRMPDAGMRGEIEKGDLILMNLKVPKRLTPRTLLVIKHGDVVTIRRPLGTVLYSNDPSRFPPVEIKNVKVLGLVTEARRRVETERKIKKL, from the coding sequence ATGAAGAACAAAGAGTTTAGCGAAAGGGTCCGGCAACTCGTCAAAGAGTACGCGAACGGCGTATATTCTCGCTTTGGTCGTATGGTGGGCGTCGCCCAACCAACGATCAAACGCTACCTCGAAGGTGATGCGCTACCGAACTTCCAGGTCATTAAGAAAATCTGCAATACATGCGGCATTACGCCGAACTGGCTCGTATACGGATGGGAACCCAAATACCGCGAAGCCGAGTCCTACATGCACAAAGGCTTCCGGATCGTCATTGGCGAGGACGTTCCGTCCGCTTACGACGCCGAGTTCAAAGCCATTCCGTTGTTGACGCCCGCTGCGTGGGCCAATCCGCGCGCCAAAGGGCCGGTCGTCAATGAAGAAACCTGCACCGAATATATGCTCGCGCCCAATTGGCCCGACGCCGATTACGTCGCGATTCGCATGCCCGACGCCGGGATGCGGGGCGAAATCGAAAAAGGTGATCTGATCCTCATGAACCTCAAGGTGCCCAAGCGTTTGACGCCGCGCACCCTGTTGGTCATCAAGCATGGCGATGTTGTCACCATTCGTCGCCCGCTGGGGACGGTCCTGTATTCGAACGATCCTTCCCGCTTTCCGCCGGTCGAAATCAAGAACGTCAAGGTTCTTGGCCTCGTTACCGAAGCGCGCCGCCGCGTGGAAACCGAACGGAAGATCAAGAAGCTCTAA
- a CDS encoding ankyrin repeat domain-containing protein — MRTIRPLLFILMLAGCVLCATACERMIPLSDAMQSLDPMAVQTALNQGSNPNQINETGAPFLVVAAREAQPEILAMLLGAGAEPDAVAPDEETALVAAVKQNDAASIEALAAYGADVNRETATVRPLGAAARLGNYSAAEALITAGAGIPRRFSRTHPLCLAAESGHVGIAKLLLSHGADPKHACVAIAARKGHLDYIREMVAAGASPDLTIGDEDAALVAAARRGDGDQIDFLLAIGADPNVPARLFPDIDLWGTPLHVAAWRGDIDSIDALIDAGANPNSAGKSGVFPLSTAADVDTAQKLITGGAVARYFSPETDSAVDRDAGREPMHSIFSAEVADFLVRGHGAVIDTLSAVQQASPLLLALRDYYTRFADNEDLRQRRLAVAQYLIGEHADLLAVAADGHSPLGVIFDHADEAMIDFLKQKRREGWLHFGADPLGRTGPLHLCAKSGDLENVKTLVQLGVDMNRADWHGYNVLGYAEAEGHKDVAEFLRASGAIPVTRERICGVVAASNLIRLTRLLALTPNFNPVYCQGRTLLGEAVDRDNQALVRLLLELGADPNHLAASAETADNPQENPFALMVEKGAETGLIRLAVNRGADISHLGWGTDATLLHMAAKSGQVDTVRFFIELGLPVNAKTSDDKTPMDYAVANAVRQELALHGGRSGADLQSESIE, encoded by the coding sequence ATGCGTACCATCAGGCCGCTTCTGTTTATCCTGATGCTCGCGGGATGCGTGCTTTGCGCGACCGCCTGTGAGCGGATGATTCCCCTGTCCGACGCGATGCAGTCTCTGGACCCCATGGCCGTACAAACCGCCTTGAACCAAGGCTCGAACCCCAATCAAATCAACGAAACCGGAGCGCCCTTTCTCGTCGTCGCGGCGCGTGAGGCGCAACCGGAAATCCTCGCCATGTTGCTGGGAGCCGGGGCCGAGCCCGACGCCGTCGCCCCGGACGAAGAAACCGCGCTGGTGGCGGCCGTCAAGCAAAATGACGCTGCAAGTATCGAAGCCCTGGCGGCCTACGGCGCCGACGTCAACCGCGAAACCGCCACGGTTCGCCCGCTCGGCGCGGCAGCTCGGCTTGGGAATTACTCCGCCGCCGAGGCGCTTATCACAGCCGGCGCCGGCATACCGCGTCGCTTCAGCAGGACTCACCCGCTTTGTCTGGCTGCCGAAAGTGGTCACGTGGGCATCGCCAAGTTGCTGCTTTCGCACGGCGCCGATCCCAAACACGCTTGCGTGGCGATCGCCGCCCGTAAAGGCCACCTCGACTATATTCGCGAAATGGTGGCCGCAGGCGCGTCTCCTGACCTCACTATCGGCGATGAAGACGCGGCGCTCGTGGCTGCGGCACGCCGGGGTGACGGGGACCAAATCGACTTCCTGCTGGCTATCGGCGCCGACCCCAACGTTCCCGCCCGCCTTTTTCCGGACATAGATTTGTGGGGAACGCCCCTGCATGTTGCGGCGTGGCGTGGCGATATTGATTCGATCGACGCGTTGATCGACGCCGGCGCGAACCCCAATAGCGCGGGTAAATCCGGCGTGTTCCCGCTTTCGACGGCCGCCGATGTCGATACGGCACAGAAACTGATCACCGGCGGAGCCGTGGCGCGCTATTTCAGCCCGGAGACGGATTCCGCCGTCGATCGCGATGCCGGCCGCGAGCCGATGCATTCCATTTTTTCGGCCGAAGTTGCCGATTTCCTCGTTCGTGGGCACGGCGCGGTGATCGACACCCTCTCAGCCGTGCAGCAAGCCTCGCCGTTGCTGTTGGCGTTGCGCGACTACTACACACGCTTTGCCGACAACGAGGATCTGCGACAAAGGCGTTTGGCAGTCGCTCAGTACTTGATCGGCGAGCACGCTGATTTGTTAGCCGTGGCCGCCGACGGCCATTCGCCGCTGGGCGTTATTTTCGACCATGCTGATGAGGCGATGATCGATTTCCTCAAGCAGAAACGGCGGGAAGGGTGGCTGCATTTCGGCGCCGACCCACTCGGTCGCACCGGCCCGCTTCACCTGTGCGCCAAGAGCGGCGATCTGGAAAACGTAAAGACGCTGGTACAGTTGGGTGTGGATATGAATCGTGCCGATTGGCACGGTTACAACGTGCTGGGATACGCCGAGGCAGAAGGCCATAAAGACGTCGCCGAGTTTCTGCGAGCCAGCGGTGCGATTCCGGTTACCCGCGAAAGAATCTGCGGCGTAGTGGCTGCGTCCAACTTGATCAGGCTGACCCGGTTGTTGGCGTTAACGCCCAACTTCAACCCTGTTTATTGCCAGGGACGAACCCTGCTGGGCGAGGCCGTCGACCGGGACAACCAAGCGCTGGTTCGCCTGTTGCTGGAGTTGGGCGCGGATCCCAACCACCTGGCCGCGTCGGCCGAGACCGCCGATAACCCGCAAGAAAATCCCTTCGCGCTCATGGTGGAAAAAGGCGCCGAAACCGGCTTGATTCGCCTCGCCGTGAATCGCGGCGCCGATATCAGCCATTTGGGGTGGGGCACTGACGCGACGTTGCTGCATATGGCGGCTAAGTCGGGACAGGTCGATACCGTGCGATTCTTCATCGAACTGGGCTTGCCGGTAAACGCCAAAACCAGCGACGATAAGACGCCGATGGACTACGCTGTCGCCAACGCGGTACGCCAGGAACTTGCTCTGCACGGCGGCCGTTCCGGCGCCGATCTGCAATCCGAATCGATCGAATAG
- a CDS encoding sugar phosphate isomerase/epimerase family protein, whose product MSLSTMLISGSFGKIEKWHIAALAEHGFARLEIGEGDDHFDWYSPSAVAELSRWLDEFGVRAHTLHLPFRTGRGTPQFHYLSLSEPYEAWRREAIDAKVHLSRVAADLGCPLVVEHGPGDEYDEPNGNGSIAPLDVYRRFTIDQARDTYRRSLEEYWERTREFGLRVALENVMTRASTVTDLLAFCREFDQERFGICVDIGHAHVDGDVLGELTKAGSSLVAVHMHDNDGSDDQHLVPGEGSVDWPGVMRHLKASPWLHAVTLEVAYHDSECTEVAFRRVLRRLRDAASFLSNLQ is encoded by the coding sequence ATGAGCTTGAGCACCATGTTGATTTCCGGCTCGTTCGGGAAAATCGAAAAGTGGCATATTGCCGCGCTGGCCGAACACGGTTTCGCGCGCTTGGAGATCGGCGAGGGCGACGATCACTTCGACTGGTACAGCCCGTCTGCCGTGGCGGAGTTAAGCAGGTGGCTCGACGAATTCGGCGTCCGCGCCCACACCTTGCATCTGCCCTTTCGCACCGGCCGGGGCACGCCGCAGTTCCATTACCTGAGCCTTTCCGAGCCGTACGAAGCGTGGCGGCGCGAGGCGATCGACGCCAAGGTGCACCTTAGTCGCGTAGCCGCCGATCTGGGTTGCCCGCTGGTTGTCGAGCACGGTCCCGGCGACGAGTACGACGAACCCAACGGCAACGGCAGCATCGCCCCGCTGGATGTTTATCGACGTTTTACGATCGACCAAGCGCGTGATACGTACCGGCGTTCGCTGGAAGAATACTGGGAACGAACCCGCGAATTCGGTTTGCGTGTGGCGCTGGAAAACGTGATGACGCGCGCCTCGACCGTTACCGACCTACTGGCTTTTTGTCGTGAGTTCGACCAAGAGCGTTTCGGCATTTGCGTGGATATCGGTCACGCTCATGTTGATGGCGACGTGCTTGGCGAACTAACGAAAGCCGGTTCGAGTTTGGTTGCGGTACACATGCACGACAACGACGGCAGCGACGACCAGCACTTGGTACCGGGCGAAGGCAGCGTCGATTGGCCCGGTGTCATGCGGCACTTGAAAGCCTCGCCGTGGCTGCACGCCGTCACATTGGAGGTCGCATATCACGATTCGGAGTGCACCGAGGTTGCGTTTCGGCGCGTCTTGCGACGCTTGCGGGACGCGGCGTCGTTTCTGAGCAACTTGCAATAA
- a CDS encoding flagellar basal body L-ring protein FlgH encodes MEENLVKVALKKDVEENRKPARRPQAGLIHDWLGAGVYDRTLSRMEEKNRRRRESLTGSTLVLALVLLAAVLLMAGCISAKSAPLSPINGYKVVDFTDNYIPGRSGPVRGLGSIFPGEQFRNPISDHRAAFINDLVTVSIVEDSSATGKAKTKTGRESSVGAGIQGLLGFEQSLARSRPNMNLDSLVAAKTKNDFNGTGETSRETKVVSTMTCTVVESYPNGNLLIRGKRMIKVNGEEQIITLSGIARPEDIDSTNSIKSTRIADTRITYYGKGVVSDKQKPGWMMRAFDNVWPF; translated from the coding sequence ATGGAAGAAAACCTCGTCAAAGTCGCCTTGAAAAAGGATGTTGAGGAAAACCGCAAGCCCGCCAGGCGGCCACAGGCGGGTTTGATTCATGATTGGCTCGGGGCGGGTGTGTATGACCGGACTCTCAGCCGCATGGAAGAAAAAAACCGCCGGCGTCGGGAAAGCCTCACGGGCTCGACGTTGGTGCTGGCGCTTGTGTTGCTGGCGGCGGTCTTGCTGATGGCCGGTTGCATCAGCGCCAAATCTGCGCCGCTTTCGCCGATCAACGGGTACAAAGTGGTCGATTTTACCGACAACTACATTCCCGGCCGCTCGGGCCCGGTGCGGGGCCTGGGCAGTATTTTTCCAGGCGAGCAGTTCCGCAATCCGATCAGCGATCACCGCGCGGCGTTCATCAATGACTTGGTGACCGTGTCCATCGTCGAGGACAGCTCCGCCACCGGCAAAGCGAAAACCAAAACCGGACGCGAAAGCAGTGTCGGCGCGGGTATCCAAGGATTGCTCGGTTTCGAACAAAGCTTGGCGCGCTCGCGGCCGAACATGAATCTGGACTCGCTGGTGGCCGCCAAGACGAAAAATGATTTCAACGGCACCGGCGAAACTTCGCGGGAAACGAAGGTCGTGTCCACCATGACGTGCACGGTCGTGGAATCGTACCCGAACGGGAATCTGTTGATCCGCGGCAAACGCATGATCAAGGTCAACGGCGAAGAGCAGATCATCACGCTGTCGGGAATCGCCCGCCCCGAGGATATCGACTCCACAAATTCGATCAAAAGCACGCGCATTGCCGACACCCGCATCACCTACTACGGCAAGGGCGTCGTGAGTGACAAACAGAAGCCCGGCTGGATGATGCGGGCTTTCGATAACGTCTGGCCGTTCTAG
- the flgG gene encoding flagellar basal-body rod protein FlgG, with protein MMRALWSSATGMEAQQLKIDVISNNLANVNTPGYKRSRVDFQDLLYQTQKAPGSLTAAGTAGPGGVQVGLGVRTGGLQKIHTEGDFQQTQNNLDIAVEGDGFFQVLLPNGELAYSRAGNFRLNSEGTVVTPDGYVLQPEISIPAEATDITIAPDGTVSVTQTGEATSEEVGQIQVARFANPAGLRAMGRNVHLESGASGTPELGTPGENGLGTLAQGFLEMSNVNLVEEMVNMISAQRAYETSSRVISTADEMLQAATRVIG; from the coding sequence ATGATGCGCGCTCTTTGGTCTTCGGCGACCGGGATGGAAGCCCAACAACTGAAAATCGACGTCATTTCCAATAACCTGGCCAACGTTAACACGCCGGGTTACAAGCGCAGCCGCGTCGACTTCCAGGATCTGCTTTATCAGACCCAAAAAGCGCCCGGTTCGCTTACCGCCGCCGGCACCGCCGGTCCGGGCGGCGTACAGGTTGGTCTCGGCGTTCGTACCGGCGGCCTCCAAAAAATTCATACTGAAGGCGATTTCCAGCAGACCCAAAACAACTTGGATATCGCGGTCGAGGGCGACGGTTTCTTCCAAGTGCTGCTGCCCAACGGCGAACTCGCCTACAGCCGCGCTGGCAACTTCCGTTTGAATTCGGAGGGTACCGTGGTCACTCCCGACGGGTACGTGCTCCAACCGGAAATCTCGATTCCCGCCGAAGCCACCGACATCACGATCGCGCCGGACGGCACTGTGAGCGTAACGCAGACCGGCGAGGCGACATCCGAGGAAGTGGGCCAGATTCAAGTCGCCCGCTTCGCCAATCCCGCCGGTTTGCGGGCCATGGGCCGCAACGTGCACTTGGAGAGCGGCGCGTCGGGCACGCCGGAGTTGGGTACTCCCGGCGAAAACGGCCTTGGCACTCTCGCCCAGGGTTTCTTGGAAATGAGCAACGTCAATCTTGTGGAGGAGATGGTCAACATGATCAGTGCTCAGCGCGCTTACGAAACCAGTTCGCGCGTCATCTCCACAGCGGACGAAATGCTGCAAGCGGCCACCCGAGTGATTGGATAA
- the flgA gene encoding flagellar basal body P-ring formation chaperone FlgA produces MIKRLLIVVLVSLAAASLAWSEADAPMVPETVTVRGEQITLAHLVQAAGVTAGDHLRRVVLMKSPHPGQSRTLSGAYVKQKLADAGLDYIATPPRIRVERPGFRIDPATGREVVIEHIRSRAPWPADRYDIEIVRDHMPLTAEPGHVAARIYHSPSDNLAGTHTYVVEYRVDGHPAGRGSFTVRVHVQATVYVAAHQLNRGVLLSDRDLVPKRVDLADIRALPETDRSKLLGARIRHTIREGEIVTEAALDPVPVVRRGDAVVVVARRDKMVVTAFGVAKENGALGEVIRVENVQSKRVVHARVENSNTVVVLF; encoded by the coding sequence ATGATCAAACGCCTGCTCATCGTGGTTCTCGTGTCGCTGGCGGCGGCAAGCCTCGCTTGGTCCGAGGCGGACGCGCCGATGGTGCCCGAGACCGTTACCGTGCGCGGCGAGCAGATTACCCTGGCGCATCTGGTGCAGGCGGCGGGCGTCACGGCAGGTGACCATCTTCGTCGTGTCGTGCTGATGAAATCGCCCCATCCCGGGCAGTCCCGCACGCTCAGCGGCGCTTACGTCAAACAAAAACTGGCAGACGCAGGCCTCGACTACATCGCCACGCCGCCGCGCATCCGCGTTGAGCGGCCCGGCTTCCGAATCGACCCGGCAACCGGCCGCGAAGTCGTGATCGAACACATCCGCTCCCGCGCACCGTGGCCCGCCGATCGGTACGACATAGAAATCGTGCGCGACCATATGCCGCTTACCGCTGAGCCCGGTCACGTGGCGGCGCGGATCTATCACAGCCCCAGTGACAACCTCGCCGGCACGCATACTTACGTCGTGGAATACCGCGTCGATGGTCACCCGGCCGGGCGGGGGTCGTTCACCGTGCGGGTGCATGTGCAGGCGACGGTCTACGTTGCGGCGCACCAACTAAACCGGGGTGTGTTGCTTTCCGATCGCGACCTGGTGCCCAAGCGGGTCGACCTGGCCGATATCCGGGCCTTGCCGGAAACCGATAGGAGCAAGCTCCTGGGCGCGCGGATTCGACACACGATCCGCGAGGGAGAAATCGTTACCGAAGCGGCGCTCGATCCGGTACCGGTCGTACGGCGCGGCGACGCCGTGGTGGTTGTCGCACGGCGTGACAAGATGGTCGTTACCGCGTTTGGCGTCGCGAAGGAAAACGGCGCGTTGGGCGAAGTGATTCGCGTTGAAAACGTACAGAGTAAGCGCGTCGTTCACGCGCGGGTTGAGAACAGCAACACCGTGGTCGTGCTGTTCTAA
- the flgF gene encoding flagellar basal-body rod protein FlgF produces the protein MQNTIWNAVAGSLYEMKRLDVIANNLANADTNGYKADTLSFNAYLAQIQQKRFTGDRRQMHSIQDQMQTHTQFATGALKVTGNQLDVAIAGDGFFTIDTPDGTMYTRAGNFQLDAEGQLVTTEGNIVVGDTGPLQLQDGLAVDLVFDEYGLLYQAGEEIGRLQIAHIENPETLEKAGGKLFRPTQLTRATPMETPDVRQGVVEGSNVNLVHEVVGIVQAGRSFEAYQRVIMLVDQLNQRATQQLGQMPS, from the coding sequence ATGCAAAACACGATCTGGAACGCCGTAGCCGGCAGCCTTTACGAGATGAAGCGTCTCGACGTAATCGCCAACAATCTGGCCAACGCCGACACCAATGGATACAAGGCCGATACGCTGAGTTTCAACGCCTACCTCGCGCAGATTCAACAGAAGCGGTTCACCGGCGACCGCCGGCAAATGCACAGCATTCAGGACCAGATGCAAACTCACACTCAATTTGCGACGGGCGCGTTGAAGGTCACCGGAAACCAACTCGACGTCGCCATCGCCGGCGACGGCTTTTTTACGATCGACACCCCCGACGGCACCATGTACACCCGCGCCGGGAACTTCCAACTCGACGCTGAAGGGCAACTAGTGACCACGGAGGGGAACATTGTCGTGGGCGACACCGGCCCGCTGCAGCTCCAGGACGGTTTGGCCGTGGACTTGGTCTTCGACGAGTACGGTCTGCTGTATCAGGCGGGCGAGGAAATCGGCCGGCTGCAAATTGCCCACATCGAGAATCCCGAAACCCTGGAGAAAGCCGGCGGCAAGCTGTTTCGCCCCACGCAATTAACCCGCGCCACGCCGATGGAAACACCGGATGTTCGCCAAGGGGTGGTCGAGGGAAGCAACGTCAATTTGGTTCACGAAGTTGTCGGGATCGTTCAAGCCGGACGGTCTTTTGAAGCATACCAACGGGTGATCATGCTGGTCGACCAACTCAACCAGCGCGCCACCCAACAACTCGGCCAGATGCCGAGCTAA
- a CDS encoding RluA family pseudouridine synthase, with amino-acid sequence MQKYETIIPTDMAGVRLDQAAASLVQDLTRSRAGQLIKEGHITLDGHPAKPATTVRPGQRLVADIPPPPASGLRPQALDLDIVFEDEHLLVVNKAPGMVVHPAAGNPDGTLVNALLHHVPALADAAGEDRPGIVHRLDKGTSGLLVVAKTGPAMQDLQRQFAQRTVTKKYLALVTGRPRDIEGRMENAIGRHVTNRKKMSSVTVKGKSATTLYRVESSTGEVSALTCTLLTGRTHQIRVHCAESGWPLVGDDLYGGVRPLHRLTDPELRAACQALRRPALHARELGFEHPARRAYVEFTAPIPGDLAAILEIVEKSNA; translated from the coding sequence ATGCAAAAGTATGAAACGATTATTCCAACGGACATGGCAGGCGTGCGGCTGGACCAGGCGGCAGCCTCCCTCGTGCAGGATTTGACCCGCAGCCGCGCCGGTCAATTGATCAAAGAGGGACACATCACTCTCGACGGTCACCCGGCGAAACCGGCCACCACGGTACGGCCGGGTCAGCGACTGGTCGCCGATATTCCACCGCCGCCCGCGTCGGGTTTGCGTCCGCAGGCGTTAGACCTGGACATCGTGTTTGAAGATGAGCATCTCCTGGTCGTCAACAAGGCGCCGGGAATGGTCGTGCATCCCGCGGCGGGTAATCCGGACGGCACGCTGGTCAATGCGCTGCTGCATCACGTTCCGGCGCTGGCCGACGCCGCCGGCGAGGACCGACCGGGCATCGTGCACCGCTTGGATAAGGGCACGAGCGGCTTGCTGGTGGTGGCGAAGACCGGCCCGGCCATGCAGGACTTGCAGCGCCAGTTTGCGCAACGAACCGTAACGAAAAAGTACCTGGCGCTGGTAACCGGTCGACCGCGGGATATCGAAGGCCGCATGGAAAACGCCATCGGGCGTCACGTCACCAACCGCAAGAAGATGAGCAGCGTGACCGTCAAGGGCAAATCGGCGACGACGCTCTACCGAGTCGAATCGAGCACCGGCGAGGTCTCGGCGTTGACATGCACTCTGTTGACCGGACGCACGCACCAAATTCGCGTCCATTGCGCGGAAAGTGGTTGGCCGCTGGTCGGCGACGACTTATACGGCGGCGTGCGGCCGCTCCATCGGTTGACCGATCCGGAATTGCGCGCGGCGTGCCAAGCTCTGCGGCGGCCGGCTTTGCATGCCCGCGAGTTGGGTTTTGAACATCCGGCCCGTCGTGCTTATGTTGAGTTCACCGCGCCGATCCCCGGCGATCTGGCCGCTATCTTGGAGATCGTGGAGAAAAGCAATGCCTGA